In Microplitis demolitor isolate Queensland-Clemson2020A chromosome 10, iyMicDemo2.1a, whole genome shotgun sequence, the sequence TTGTTGTATATGCAGACTTGGAATGTACAGTAGAAACGACTCAAGGAGATTATGAAACTCGAAAGCATATTCCACACAGTGTAGCATTTTATCAGCACTGCAGttataagaaattatctaaatttgaattaaatcgttcaaaattttgtattgattattttattttaaagttagaaaaattagcTTTCGAGTATGAaggatattcaaaaaataccatACCAATAAAGCTGCTTACTAAACAGCAGCAAGAGACACATAATCAGACAGCTGTTTGTCATATTTGCAATTATCCAAAGTCTCATGTTATACCCACAGTATTTCACAATTTATCCGGCTATGATTCACATTTTCCAATTAAAAGTCTAGCTACATTAATTAAAGGTGATGTAACTTTACTACCAAttaatacagaaaaaatatatatctttcacAAAATCAATAGAAAATACTTCAGTGTCATTACGCTTTATAGACTCATTCAGATTTATGGCGTCAAGccttgaaaaattagcttctTATCTTGGTGATGACGAAAAGCTTATAACAAAACATCACTATCCTGATCcagatgaatttaaattagttactcGCAAAGGCATATTtcctaataaatatatttcaagcaTTGACAAACTTAATGACAAACAATTGCCTGATCAAGTATCATTCTCCtcaaaattaacaaatgaaaGTGTCTCTGATGAGGATTGTTTTTTTGCTCAGCTAGTCTGGAACAAATTTAACATCAACACACTAGGAGACTACTCAGATTTATATCTTAAAACTGATGTACTTCTTCTTGCAGatgtctttgaaaattttagacgtAGCTGCTTTGAAACTTATAATCTTGATCCATTACACTACTATACTGCTCCCAGTCTGTCCAATGATGCAATGTTAAAATACACTGGTGTGGAACTTCAGCTTCTTACTGATCCTGAAATGGTACTTTTTATTGAGAAAGGAATCAGAGGTGGGGTATCTCAGTGTACAAACCGATATGCTGCTGCTAACAATCGGTACATGGGTGAAGACTTTGATCCAAGCAAAGCTGAATCTTACTTGATGTATtatgatgtaaataacttgtatGGTGCAGCTATAAGCATGCCACTGCCGACGGGTTCATTTGAGTGGGTTgaaaatgttgatgatgatataaataaatttttaaatgataatgatgatgatacaAGATATATATTAGAAGTAGACTTAAGTTATCCTGAGGAGTTACATGAACTTCACAAGGACTTGCCCTTGTGTCCTGAGCACTTTGTACAGCCAGGATCCAAACActcaaaattatcaacaactttgtatgataaaaaaaattatataatacattataaaaatttacgacaATGTCTAGatttaggattaaaattaacaaaagtcCACAGAGTACTACAGTTCAAACAATTGCCTTGGCTCAAAacttatattgataaaaaaaccgCCTGTacaaaattagcaaaaaacgaatttgaaaaaaatttttataagctcATGAACAACGCTGTATTTGGTAAGACAATGGAAAATGTAAAAAAGCATAAAGATGTGCAATTAAAAACCGAATAGGAGGGTAGATATGGTGTCAAAGATTTGATATGAAAGCCAaatttccatagtcttaccatGTTTGATAAAGATATAGTAATTGTTGAGATGATCTAAAGTTAAAGTCTGTTTCAATAAACCTATCTATGTGGGCTTTtgtattttagatttatccaaaacattaatttacgattttcattataattatgtaaaaaagaattttaaaaacgataagtCCAAATGAATGTACACAGATACAGACAGTCTCATCTATCATTTCACTGTGCCAGATAtctataaaatcatcaaacgtgatatctCAAAGTTCAACACCTCTGACTACCCCTAagataatgtatataatatgccattaactaataaaaaattcctgGGTCTAATGAAGGATGAAAATAATggtgaaatcatgactgaaTTCACTGGACTCAGGGCtaaattatttgcatttaaaacatataaaaacaaaaaagctaaaaaacgtGCAAAGGGAGTCAAGGGTCCTACTTTGAGGACAATtacgtttgatgattttatggAATGTTTAGACAATCATGTTACGTtaactaaaaaacaatatttaataaaatggaaCAAACATAATGTAAAGACAATTGCGCAAAATAACATTGCATTGAGTTGGGCTGATGATAAGCGCCAGCTCATTGATGGCAGCCACGACACCCTACCATGgggctataaaaataaaaaaattattgtagatgatgatgatgagataataattaaaaaaagaaaacttatgTAAAtggttgtaaataaatatatgattgtaaaattagttttaaggtagggaaaaaaaagttatgagtaAAAGATTTAGATGactttttgtaaatatcatcaacaattaaacaataataataattattcatgtgtACCtgataatgtaaaaaatgttaGAAGATCGGTTTATAAACAttcaatgtaaaattttttgaatttacaattataattttttattttcaacctATAATagattaagttaattataatttataaaaaattaagttatccattaaaaataattaatttgattattaatatatcttcaagattaaaagaaaatcgattgatttgaagagaaaaaaaaaaatttgagaggtatataaaattaatgaatttaaaatttttaccgccATAAGTATagttctttattaatttttaaatattatgaattttgaaaggaaaatcgattaatttgaagagaaaaaaatatttgaatttaaaatcattacttGGTGCGTTCGGAATTGTAATCGGAGTGGCTAGTTCAGATAGTTCCGCTCGAAGCCGTTCGGTGAATAGAGCGCAGTGCgagcaaaatttgaataaaaaaaaaaatttaagcagCTCATCCTTATTCTGCATTTCCGTATTTTAAAgcgaaaataatttgattaaaatagttattaactaatatatttttaattaataatttcttgattaataattttaataatgaaaaacgGAGATGAATTTTTCGTCTGCAATACTTGCCAAAAAAGTGATGTGTCGTTAGATTCATTAATAAACCATTGCAAAGAAGATCATTGTGAAGAAAGTAAGTTAACATAACctatattatcattaaaaaattttctatgactaatataaattgttttaaaattaataataatttatttaaaaactttcacTTTTATAGATGCATCTTGTGCtttaaaaaacataacaaCTTACGTTATTGATGATATGATTGAACCTATTAATGACAGTTTAAATAGTCAAGACTCCATGGTTTTTGAATGTAACGACGACGATATAGATACAGAGGTGGCTATTGAAGAGGTTTCACAAGATTTAGTTGATAGTAGTAGCGATTCAAATGCTGATAAAATTacacatgtagaaaaaaaaatgaaacatagTGATGAACCAAAGCTTGAACGTAAGCTTTGGCCACCAAATATCACAGAAACTTTTGTTGAACTTGTTGAGAAATACCAAAAAGATTTAGAGTCTTATAAAAAGAAACATGTTtgggaaaaaatttctgagaagattaataatcaatatcaGAGTAAAATAACTGCACAGCAATGTGAAACTAAATGGAAAAGTGTTGTAAGAAAATACATAGAGATTAAACGGATCAATTCTACATGTGGGCAAAGTCGAAAAAAATGGGATTTATATGACAAAGTTGATGCAATTATGTTTATGAAACCTGAAATTGAACCAGTTGCAATATGTAGCAATAAACAAGGCCTAGTTATCAATAAGAATACTAATTCAACTTCAGACGATGGAGCTAGTTGTTCTTATAAGACAGACCATGAATCTTTTGATGATAGCAATGATAAGGAATATGAATCTTCATTCTCgaagaaaagaagaaaaagcATAACCCCTACCGAACGGCGTCATAAAGAAAAACTGGAACGTATGGACAAGTACAATGATCTCTTTGCTGGACTTATTCGTGCTATTGGGAAAAcatctaataataaaagaagaagACGTACAAGTAGCTCATCTTCATCAAGTTCTGATtgatgttttatattttatcgtttattcttttataaaaattacatggCTTAACTTTAATTACAACTATTCTTAAGTATAATACTTTGTacttatttaactttaatcacatctgtttttcaattttcatacttAGTTAAACAAGGTAGGAATAAGATATTCAATgtatcattatattacttaaagtatattcatattttgtagttaataaaaataaacatatgatttcaataaattttaatttttttcaacattttcttttttacgtCAGACATTTTTGTCCTATTATCAATTAAGTGAACtgacaaaaattgaaaaacaatattattatagaaaaattctcataattatgaataaataatcatttataatatcTCAACGATGGCATTCCGTTTACGGATTCCCCTGAGAGTTACTTCATTTTCAGTAACAAAATCATCATCTCCATTATTCAATTGTAatccttcttcttcttctaatTCTGAATTTACATCAATATCAAGTATATCAGTTGATAGTATACaaatattatgtaaaatacaCGCCGTTACTATTAGTAATGCTATTAAATCTAGCCGAACTGTCTCCACCATTAATAACCGACGAAATCTTCCCTTTAGCAATGCAAAAGCGTTTTCAATTACTACCCTTTGcttagataatttataattatagtttaTCTCTTGCTGAGTTAAAATACGAGTATTTTTGAATCCCACCAAAAGATAAGAGCATAAAGGATAAGCTAAATCACCAATCATGTGACTGTTATCAGGAAAATTCACTTCATTACGCTGAATCCTTTCATATaaatcagattttttaaataatgtagcATCGTGAATAGAACCCGGCTGTCCAGCATACACATCAATGAATAATTTGTTGTGGTCACATACACCTTGTAGAAGATCTGAAGCAAAACTTTTACGATTAATATACGAGTTACCATATTCGCTTGGTTTTTTAATAGGAATATGAGAACCGTCGATAGCTCCAATGATTCCTGGAATAAAAttaacgtattttttttaatgattactctaatatttatttgaaaatatagtaattataCATAAGTAGGTCTCGATCTTTTTTTGCATGCATAAAATGTTGcgaataaaatatgaattattttttttcttcattatgaAAGAttaataatgtgaaaaaaatagaCCACTTATGAAAAGTGAatattttagtgattttttcgAGTTTACGAGtcataaaaatcattatttatttaaatttaagcaatcgagttttttgatgaaaatatttgtttcGAATAATTGATctattttaattcatcaatCCACTgccaagaaaaataattttcaaatgaaaagttacaaatgatgaatttttttatttcttatgtaaAAATACGTGGAACATCACTTGATAATTACCTAAAAGTATTAggacaaattaatttttataatacctggaaaattattaatacgtCTAAATCCATCTATTATTTCTCGTGCACGTGTTTGAGATGGCCAACATAAAATATTGTGATACTGATTCATTTGAAGAACTCTGTTACAAGTTCGATACAAAACTTCCCAGCAGGTTGACTTACTAATATCGAATCTGTCCGCGACTGATCtataattgaacaaaaaaataaccaaaaaaatgtatttcaacgaaaatcgataaaattaagtaaaaataaataaacataaacatagtattttataaaaaaaattaccgaaaAGATTCACAATTTCCGAGATACCAGATCAAAATCATAGCTTGTTCTTCCAATGGCAGTTCTGTGTGACCACTCCGAAAATCGTGAGGAATTATTGAatgtaacttttgaagaaaacTTTCGAATGTCTCAGGTGTCATACGAAAATGATGCTGAAACTGTTTATCTGAATATCTAGGCACAATATTTTTAGCATACCCAAcgacttttattaatttctcatttttttcatcagcaTCATCGTcatcgaaaataataaattccgcACCACCAACGACACTAGCTATCATCGATGCGAGAAATGCCATAACTAATCACTTTCTTACTTAGCATTAAAAAGTGTACACGTTAAACTTTCAAGTTTTAaccaaaaaagaaaattgattaaatttcactCCCGTCATCACTGTTCACAAATATTTAACACAAAGAACGCATTTATTTCTTAGGTTACGatgtttattttgtttttcccggtcaaaaaaaaaattcaccctACTCTCAATCGTTCGGTTGGTAGAGCAGATCGAGCACTTTGTTAGCTCTGCTCGTGCTCCAAATTACCATTCCGAACGCACCAACTATAtcataagtttaatttattcaaatttaaaaattttaccgccATTATCGATCACTAGCATTGATGTGTGATATAAGTTTATCTCAGTAGAGGTCGTCTCTGTAGATATAACCCTTTTCCGcgcgtaaataaaaatcattttttattcgatatatataattaattgattcttaaaaataatggtAAATATTGCAACAGGATATGTTTttgattgtatttattttgaattttttaccaccataagtataattgtttattaattttttttaatatgtaatttaatttttaatatattctgaagtttaaaaacaaattgctcaattgatttgaagaaaaaaatatttgtgaggtatataaaattattgaatttaaaatttttactatcagtaatttattcgaatttaaaaattttaccgccATTATCGATCACTAGTATCGATGTGTTTTATTAGTCTATCTTGGGAGAGGTCGCCTCGGTAGATATAACCTTTTCCCGCGCATAACttacaattcatttttattatatatatgattgattgattcttaaaaataatgttcaatATCGCAACAGGATATGTATTCGATTGTATTGTGGTATAAAGtgcatcaaaaaatatttactatcattTTTACGCTATAACTTGCCGGTAACAATACAACTACGTCATAGTGGAATGGGCCAATCAGGTCTCAAGTTTTCTGGTCCTATGCATTCTAAGTGGTTGCCTAAACTagacagaaaattatttactcaaggAGATAAAAATCTCTCAACTTAAATCTCAAAAACCGTCTAGACGTGCATAGTGTCAGCTACATATTTTCGTaagtattgttttattaatttaaataaatttaattaactttttttattattcatctaataacaaatgtataaatatgtgcttgaatataaaaaattaataattaaagtatatgTTTaacataacaaaataaaatgaaaaatatttccagtttgatatttatatatatatatatatatatatatatatatatatatatatatatatatatatacatatgggtcattccaccaaataaagttatttttacggggtGACCCTGAtcgatttgattaaaattttgtggagtctttccatctattgaaaaaaaaattctctgaaaatttgagcctttaatatgcagcagtttcaaagttatgattttttgaattttttaaaaatttttgttttcaactttttcattgctttttttgaaggaaacaatttaaaaaaaaaaatgagcacatAATCGTTTTtcgtaggaaaaattctcagctttccaacgaaaatatccattttttattttaagttacagaagaccctttaaaattcgtttaaaataagtaaaacgatttttatgactgtgtGGCGCTTGATAcatataatttgatatttttttctgaaagctgagaccttttcccacgatatatgtaattttcacgatgtgcatattttttgtttgaacgaaattgaatgaaatataaactctctttgattaaaaaactttaattcttaacttttttgaggatcttgatacatttttaacacaaatatatCCTAGTCTATCAACAATAGGTGAGAAAAGATGTACTGCTTGTGTTTCTTTCACCGTATTCGACAACTTTCGGTGAAGTCGTGTGGATAGGGTCAGATTCATTTACCTGAACATTTCCGTCAGCTTGTTCTCGATGTACTTCCACGGGAATCACTGTGGCTCCATCAGATTGACTGGCATCTCATTGGTCTGATTGAGAAGATCTCTCCGCTATGATTATACGATCATTTGCAGAATTTGGTGAACTAGGCTGCTGATTTTCGTTCAGCAAGGTCTTTTCTTGTCTTAGATTTTTACTTGTGGATGTCACATTGCGTTTGGGCGTTTCCACATGTGCCATACTGGATGAGGCTGCAGGAACATCTTCGACGTTCAGAGTTTGGCAAGTGGAAGGCCTCGCGATGACTGGAGATGTATTGTCCCCTTAACCCTTCGGCATATTTTTCTGAGATTTTATGTCGAACGATAaccgaaaatttat encodes:
- the LOC128668754 gene encoding uncharacterized protein LOC128668754, which encodes MIEPINDSLNSQDSMVFECNDDDIDTEVAIEEVSQDLVDSSSDSNADKITHVEKKMKHSDEPKLERKLWPPNITETFVELVEKYQKDLESYKKKHVWEKISEKINNQYQSKITAQQCETKWKSVVRKYIEIKRINSTCGQSRKKWDLYDKVDAIMFMKPEIEPVAICSNKQGLVINKNTNSTSDDGASCSYKTDHESFDDSNDKEYESSFSKKRRKSITPTERRHKEKLERMDKYNDLFAGLIRAIGKTSNNKRRRRTSSSSSSSSD
- the LOC103575411 gene encoding uncharacterized protein LOC103575411; this encodes MAFLASMIASVVGGAEFIIFDDDDADEKNEKLIKVVGYAKNIVPRYSDKQFQHHFRMTPETFESFLQKLHSIIPHDFRSGHTELPLEEQAMILIWYLGNCESFRSVADRFDISKSTCWEVLYRTCNRVLQMNQYHNILCWPSQTRAREIIDGFRRINNFPGIIGAIDGSHIPIKKPSEYGNSYINRKSFASDLLQGVCDHNKLFIDVYAGQPGSIHDATLFKKSDLYERIQRNEVNFPDNSHMIGDLAYPLCSYLLVGFKNTRILTQQEINYNYKLSKQRVVIENAFALLKGRFRRLLMVETVRLDLIALLIVTACILHNICILSTDILDIDVNSELEEEEGLQLNNGDDDFVTENEVTLRGIRKRNAIVEIL